A window of Phocoena phocoena chromosome 6, mPhoPho1.1, whole genome shotgun sequence contains these coding sequences:
- the LOC136124092 gene encoding ficolin-1-like, with product MELSGVAMALGPTGQLLLLLCFRTLAAQIADTCPEVKLVGLEGSDKLSILRGCPGLPGPAGPKGEAGASGQKGERGSPGVPGKAGPAGPKGTKGDRGEKGAGGEKGDPGQLHSCATGPRTCKELLTRGHFLSGWHTIYLPDCRPLTVLCDMDVDGGGWTVFQRRSDGSVDFYRDWAAYKQGFGSQLGEFWLGNDNIHALTAQGSSELRVDLVDFEGNHQFAKYQSFKMAAEAEKYKLVLGAFVGGSAGDSLTPHKDQFFSTKDQDNDQSSSSCAVQYQGAWWYNSCHSSNLNGRYLGGPHTSYANGVNWRSWRGYNYSYKATTMKVRLT from the exons ATGGAGCTGAGTGGAGTGGCCATGGCCCTGGGGCCTACCGGCCAGCTCCTTTTACTCCTGTGCTTCAGGACCCTGGCTGCCCAGATTGCAGACACCTGTCCAG AGGTGAAGCTGGTGGGTCTGGAGGGCTCCGACAAGCTCTCCATCCTCCGAGGCTGCCCGGGGCTGCCCGGACCCGCAGGGCCCAAAGGAGAGGCAGGCGCCAGTGGACAGAAGG GAGAGCGAGGTTCTCCCGGAGTCCCTGGGAAGGCAGGGCCGGCCGGGCCCAAAGGTACCAAAG GAGACCGAGGGGAAAAGGGCGCGGGCGGAGAGAAAG GAGACCCGGGGCAGCTTCATTCCTGTGCCACAG GACCTCGGACCTGTAAGGAGCTGCTCACCAGGGGGCACTTTCTGAGCGGCTGGCACACCATCTACCTGCCCGACTGCCGGCCCCTGACCGTGCTGTGTGACATGGACGTGGACGGCGGGGGGTGGACC GTTTTCCAGCGAAGGAGCGATGGCTCTGTGGACTTCTACCGGGACTGGGCCGCGTACAAGCAGGGCTTCGGCAGTCAGCTGGGAGAGTTCTGGCTGGGGAATGACAACATCCACGCCCTGACCGCCCAGG GAAGCAGCGAGCTGCGGGTGGACCTCGTGGACTTTGAGGGCAACCACCAATTTGCCAAGTACCAGTCATTCAAGATGGCGGCTGAGGCAGAGAAGTACAAGCTGGTCCTGGGAGCCTTTGTCGGGGGCAGTGCAG GTGATTCCCTGACGCCCCACAAGGACCAGTTCTTCTCCACCAAAGACCAAGACAACGACCAGAGTTCCTCTAGCTGTGCGGTGCAGTACCAGGGGGCCTGGTGGTACAACAGTTGTCACTCGTCCAACCTGAACGGCCGCTACCTCGGGGGGCCGCACACGAGCTATGCCAATGGTGTCAACTGGAGGTCGTGGAGAGGGTACAACTACAGCTACAAGGCAACCACGATGAAAGTGCGGCTCACCTAG